The Streptomyces collinus DNA segment GTGTGCAACCGTCCCCGGCAGAACTCCTCCAGGCTCGCCGCCCCACTGATCCGCCCGGCCTTGACCGCCGCCTCGGCACCGCCGGAGTGCGCGTGCCCTCCGGCGGGGAACCGGCCGTCGGCCAGGACGAGAAGCGCCGCACGCGACATCAGACCACCCTCAGAACAGGAAGTACCGCTGGGCCATGGGGAGTTCGGCCGCCGGCTCCGCCTCGACCAGTTCCCCGTCGATGTGCACGGCGAAGCTGTCGGGGTCGACCCGCACCTCGGGCCGTGCGTCGTTCTCCCGCATGTCGGCCTTGGTCACACCGCGCGTCGACTCGATCGCCACGAACCGCTTCCCGAGCGCCAGCCGCTCCGGCAGCCCGGCCTCGACGGCCAGTGGGGCGACGAAATTGAGGGAGTTGGAGGCCGGCGCCCGCCCGATCGCCCCGTACATCGGGCGCGGCAGGATCGGCTGCGGCGTGGGGATGGAGGCGTTCGCGTCACCCATCTGCGCGTACGCGATCTGCCCTCCCTTGATGACGAGCTGCGGCTTGACGCCGAAGAACGCCGGCTCCCACAGCACCAGGTCGGCCAGCTTGCCGCTCTCGACCGACCCGATCTCGCGGGCCAGGCCCTGGGCGAGCGCCGGGTTGATCGTGTACTTGGCGACGTAGCGGCGCACCCGGCGGTTGTCGGCACGTCCGTCGCCGGGCAGTGCGCCCCGGCGCCGCTTCATCACGTGCGCGGTCTGCCAGGTCCGCATGACGACCTCGCCGACGCGCCCCATGGCCTGGGAGTCGGAGGAGATGATCGAGATCGCGCCGAGGTCGTGGAGCACGTCCTCCGCCCCGATCGTGGAGGGCCGGATCCGGGACTCGGCGAAGGCCAGGTCCTCCGGCACCGCCGGGTTGAGGTGGTGGCACACCATCAGCATGTCGAGGTGTTCCTCGGCGGTGTTGACGGTGAACGGCCGGGTCGGGTTCGTGGAGCTGGGCAGCACATAGGACTCGGAGACCACGGTCATGATGTCCGGCGCGTGCCCGCCGCCCGCGCCCTCGGTGTGGTACGCGTGGATGCCCCGCCCGGCGATCGCGGCGAGGGTGTCGCCGACGAACCCGGCCTCGTTGAGGGTGTCGGTGTGGATGGCGACCTGGATGCCGGTCTGCTCGGCGACGGTCAGCGAGGCGTCGATGACGGCCGGGGTCGACCCCCAGTCCTCGTGCAGCTTCAGGCCGAGGGCACCGCCGCGGATCTGGGAGAGCATCGCCTCGTGGGAGACGGTGTTGCCCTTGCCGAGCAGCCCGATGTTGAGGGGGTGGGCCTCCATCGCCTCCAGCATCCGGGCGAGGTGCCAGGGGCCGGGGGTCACGGTGGTGGCTTTGGAGCCCTCGGCCGGACCGGTACCGCCGCCGACCAGGGTCGTGATGCCCGACGACAGCGCCTCGTCGGCGATCTGCGGGCAGATGAAGTGGACGTGCGCGTCGATCGCGCCCGCCGTGAGGATCCGCCCGTTGCCGGCGATGATCTCGGTCTCCGGGCCGATGACCAGGTCCGGGTGGACGCCGTCCATGGTGTCGGGGTTGCCGGCCTTGCCGATGCCGGTGATCCGGCCGTCGCGGATGCCGACGTCGGCCTTGACGATCCCCCAGTGGTCGATGATCACCGCGCCTGTGATGACGGTGTCGGGGGTGCCGTCCGCCCGTGTGGCACGGGCCTGGCCCATCGACTCGCGTATGACCTTGCCGCCGCCGAACACGGCCTCGTCCCCTGCGCGTCCCGGGCCGCCGGAACGGTCCTCCTCGATCTCGATCAGCAGGTCGGTGTCGGCGAGGCGGATCCGGTCGCCGGTGGTCGGGCCGAACAGGTCGGCGTACGCGGCACGCGAGATCTCAGGCATCGAGGGCACCTCCGGTCTCCCCGCGCAGACCGGGCACCACGCGGGCGCCCGCCAGCAGAACGAGCTCGACCTCGACGGGGATCCCGGGCTCGAAGCGCACGGCCGTGCCGGCGGCGACGTTCAGCCGCCTTCCGTGCGCGGCGGCACGGTCGAACTCCAGGCCGGGGTTGGCCTCGGCGAAGTGGTAGTGGGAGCCGACCTGCACGGGCCGGTCGGCTGCGTTGAGGACGGTGAGCCGGATGGCCTCGCGGCCCTCGTTGTAGGCAATCGGCCCGTCGGCGAACAGGATCTCTCCGGGAATCACGGCGGCCTCCCCGTCAGACGATGGGCTCATGGACGGTGACGAGCTTGGTGCCGTCGGGGAAGGTGGCCTCGACCTGGACGTCGTGGATCATCTCCG contains these protein-coding regions:
- a CDS encoding urease subunit alpha, encoding MPEISRAAYADLFGPTTGDRIRLADTDLLIEIEEDRSGGPGRAGDEAVFGGGKVIRESMGQARATRADGTPDTVITGAVIIDHWGIVKADVGIRDGRITGIGKAGNPDTMDGVHPDLVIGPETEIIAGNGRILTAGAIDAHVHFICPQIADEALSSGITTLVGGGTGPAEGSKATTVTPGPWHLARMLEAMEAHPLNIGLLGKGNTVSHEAMLSQIRGGALGLKLHEDWGSTPAVIDASLTVAEQTGIQVAIHTDTLNEAGFVGDTLAAIAGRGIHAYHTEGAGGGHAPDIMTVVSESYVLPSSTNPTRPFTVNTAEEHLDMLMVCHHLNPAVPEDLAFAESRIRPSTIGAEDVLHDLGAISIISSDSQAMGRVGEVVMRTWQTAHVMKRRRGALPGDGRADNRRVRRYVAKYTINPALAQGLAREIGSVESGKLADLVLWEPAFFGVKPQLVIKGGQIAYAQMGDANASIPTPQPILPRPMYGAIGRAPASNSLNFVAPLAVEAGLPERLALGKRFVAIESTRGVTKADMRENDARPEVRVDPDSFAVHIDGELVEAEPAAELPMAQRYFLF
- a CDS encoding urease subunit beta codes for the protein MIPGEILFADGPIAYNEGREAIRLTVLNAADRPVQVGSHYHFAEANPGLEFDRAAAHGRRLNVAAGTAVRFEPGIPVEVELVLLAGARVVPGLRGETGGALDA